One window of the Sulfitobacter alexandrii genome contains the following:
- a CDS encoding creatininase family protein, with protein sequence MTGVQGYWADLSAPLFRDLPQDVVAVLPCGATEQHGPHLPLRVDADLAEAVAARALTALLPEQNVLILPPLTITRSVEHDAHPGTLSLTAETLLAVLRDIGASVARAGVARLVLLNAHGGNTAVLEIAARDMRIAHDMIVAHASWFAFADAAPSFDPDALRHDLHAGEIETSAMLAARPDLVDMTRAADFGTAMAGWEETFPDIGLSSQPARPAWVIDDIATDGACGNAAAATAEKGEALLQSAGRNFAAFLADFARFDHRATKGVAR encoded by the coding sequence GTGACGGGTGTGCAAGGGTACTGGGCCGACCTGTCGGCCCCTCTTTTCCGAGACTTGCCGCAGGACGTGGTCGCCGTGCTTCCCTGCGGGGCGACCGAACAGCACGGGCCGCACCTGCCGCTGCGCGTGGACGCGGACTTGGCCGAGGCGGTCGCAGCGCGCGCGCTGACGGCGCTGTTGCCAGAGCAGAACGTGCTGATCCTTCCGCCCCTCACGATCACCCGCAGCGTCGAACACGACGCGCACCCCGGAACGCTCAGCCTGACAGCGGAGACCCTGCTTGCGGTCTTGCGGGACATCGGCGCGTCGGTGGCCCGCGCCGGGGTGGCTCGGCTGGTGCTCTTGAACGCGCACGGGGGGAACACCGCGGTGCTCGAGATCGCGGCACGCGACATGCGGATCGCCCACGACATGATCGTGGCCCATGCCTCGTGGTTCGCCTTTGCCGACGCTGCGCCGTCTTTCGATCCCGATGCCCTGCGCCATGATCTGCACGCCGGCGAGATCGAGACGTCGGCCATGCTTGCCGCCCGGCCGGATCTAGTGGACATGACCCGCGCCGCCGATTTCGGCACCGCGATGGCCGGGTGGGAAGAAACGTTTCCCGACATCGGCCTTTCCTCGCAACCGGCGCGCCCGGCGTGGGTCATCGACGACATCGCCACGGACGGCGCCTGCGGCAACGCGGCCGCCGCAACGGCCGAGAAGGGCGAGGCGCTGCTGCAGTCCGCCGGCCGCAATTTCGCGGCGTTCCTCGCCGATTTCGCGCGGTTCGATCACCGGGCCACGAAAGGCGTTGCGCGATGA
- a CDS encoding Isoquinoline 1-oxidoreductase subunit, with amino-acid sequence MKYLMIAALLLAVPASAETVNGLRTVDEFDGIENEGERSVAMFEELMVVIEHPRCLNCHPVDNSPRQGMDMRMHQPPVVRGVADFGAPGMRCTTCHASENVAFETGEGSIPGHSPWQLAPLSMGWIGKSASEICAQLKDPERNGGKTLAELHEHNAEDGLVGWGWEPGEGREPAPGNQEIFGQLTKAWIETGAACPES; translated from the coding sequence ATGAAATACCTGATGATCGCGGCGCTGCTGCTGGCCGTTCCGGCGTCCGCCGAAACCGTGAACGGCCTGCGCACGGTAGATGAATTCGACGGCATCGAGAACGAGGGCGAGCGTTCGGTCGCCATGTTCGAGGAACTGATGGTGGTGATCGAGCATCCGCGGTGCCTGAATTGCCACCCCGTCGATAATTCCCCCCGTCAGGGCATGGACATGCGGATGCACCAGCCCCCAGTCGTGCGCGGGGTCGCTGATTTTGGCGCACCGGGCATGCGTTGCACCACGTGCCACGCCAGCGAGAACGTCGCGTTCGAGACGGGCGAAGGCTCCATCCCGGGCCATTCGCCGTGGCAGCTCGCACCGCTGTCGATGGGCTGGATCGGCAAGAGCGCATCGGAAATCTGCGCCCAGTTGAAAGACCCCGAGCGCAACGGCGGGAAAACCCTCGCCGAGCTGCACGAACACAATGCCGAGGACGGGCTGGTCGGCTGGGGGTGGGAGCCGGGCGAGGGCCGCGAACCGGCGCCCGGCAATCAGGAAATATTCGGCCAGCTTACCAAAGCGTGGATCGAGACCGGCGCGGCCTGCCCCGAAAGTTGA
- a CDS encoding RidA family protein, whose amino-acid sequence MQSLTPSEMPPPFANYAHGVAIPAGHRLVQTSGQLGITAQGAIPESAEAQATLCFDHIRRVLALAGMGPSDVAHIIAYVTDRAHMAGYMQARDAFVGTTSTPPASTLLIVSGFTRPEFKVEVEVLAAAPA is encoded by the coding sequence ATGCAGTCCCTCACCCCGTCCGAGATGCCGCCGCCCTTCGCGAACTACGCGCATGGCGTGGCGATCCCCGCCGGTCATCGCCTCGTGCAGACTTCAGGTCAACTTGGCATCACGGCGCAGGGTGCAATACCCGAAAGCGCCGAAGCACAGGCCACATTGTGCTTCGATCACATCCGCCGGGTGTTGGCGCTGGCCGGCATGGGCCCGTCCGACGTGGCGCATATCATCGCCTACGTCACCGACCGCGCGCACATGGCGGGCTACATGCAGGCACGGGATGCCTTTGTCGGGACGACCAGCACGCCGCCTGCCTCTACCCTCTTGATCGTGAGCGGCTTTACCCGGCCCGAGTTCAAGGTCGAGGTAGAGGTGCTCGCGGCCGCGCCCGCCTAG
- a CDS encoding amidohydrolase family protein: MNGILRNVLVPAALLSKGHGFQGERRADCLHGDLIVRDGRAQAMRATDAGADPRHVILPALTEVHVHLDKCHTAHRLPAVGGDLRKAIEAQANDRSNWTADDLRGRMGRGLAELAAAGCGQLRSHVDWSDDARAPLAWSILQEVAADAPLTVQASPLLGVDKLAREGLADAIGRQARAGGVLGGFVLDHADREAGVRAMFAAADRHGLALDFHVDEGLEQGLDGLALIARVAVETRFEGPVICGHACSLMNLSGDALRQTLDVVARAGLFVAALPTTNLYLQDRDRGTPDRRGLTRLHELRAAGVCTLIGTDNVRDAFCPVGRHDPRASLALAVMAAHLDPPLGDHLPMITTDAARALGLPKVEVDGATTADLRAFDAGSTDELLAAPHPPHALEDLLERAEP, from the coding sequence ATGAACGGCATCCTGCGCAACGTGCTGGTGCCCGCGGCCCTGCTGTCGAAGGGGCACGGGTTTCAGGGGGAAAGGCGCGCCGATTGCCTGCACGGCGACCTGATCGTTCGGGACGGCAGGGCGCAGGCCATGCGCGCGACCGACGCCGGTGCCGATCCGCGCCACGTGATCCTGCCCGCGCTGACCGAGGTGCACGTCCATCTGGATAAATGTCACACGGCGCACCGGCTGCCCGCCGTGGGCGGCGACCTGCGCAAGGCGATAGAGGCGCAGGCAAACGATCGCAGCAACTGGACGGCCGATGATCTGCGCGGACGCATGGGACGGGGGCTGGCGGAACTGGCGGCGGCGGGCTGCGGCCAGTTGCGCAGCCATGTCGACTGGTCGGACGATGCCAGGGCACCGCTGGCATGGTCCATCCTTCAGGAGGTGGCAGCGGACGCGCCCCTGACCGTGCAGGCTTCGCCGCTTCTGGGCGTGGACAAGCTTGCGCGGGAGGGGCTGGCCGACGCCATCGGGCGTCAGGCTCGGGCGGGCGGCGTGCTGGGCGGTTTCGTGCTCGACCACGCGGACCGCGAGGCCGGCGTGCGGGCGATGTTCGCCGCGGCGGATCGCCACGGGCTTGCGCTGGACTTTCATGTCGACGAAGGCCTTGAGCAGGGGCTCGACGGGCTCGCCCTGATCGCGCGCGTGGCGGTCGAGACGCGGTTCGAGGGGCCGGTAATCTGCGGTCACGCCTGCAGCCTGATGAACCTGTCCGGCGACGCGTTGCGCCAGACACTGGACGTGGTGGCACGCGCAGGCCTCTTTGTCGCGGCGCTGCCCACGACGAATCTCTACCTGCAGGACCGGGATCGGGGCACGCCGGACCGGCGGGGGCTCACCCGGTTGCACGAATTGCGGGCGGCGGGCGTCTGCACGCTGATCGGAACGGACAACGTGCGCGACGCCTTCTGTCCCGTCGGGCGGCACGACCCGCGCGCCAGCCTCGCACTGGCGGTGATGGCGGCGCATCTGGATCCGCCGCTGGGCGATCACCTGCCGATGATAACGACCGACGCGGCGCGGGCGCTGGGGCTGCCGAAGGTCGAGGTGGACGGCGCCACCACCGCTGACCTGCGGGCGTTCGATGCCGGCTCGACGGATGAACTTCTGGCGGCGCCGCACCCGCCGCACGCTCTCGAAGACCTGTTGGAAAGGGCCGAGCCATGA